In Cyclopterus lumpus isolate fCycLum1 chromosome 5, fCycLum1.pri, whole genome shotgun sequence, the genomic stretch aagagagagagacattgtacttttttgtaCAAACTCAACTTTATTCTACAACAATTCATCTTTCATCATTTTTGGGATGCAATATATGCATCTACATTCATATTAAGTAGAAGTATAATGGAAGTACACATAAACACCACAGGATATAAagtgacaaaataaaatgtgaaaaataaagacaactagctaaataaaagtgatttgttgttttaattaagaGAATATAATGCTGCACTACAAGCTTACCCTTAATAAAACTAGTGTTGCAATTAATTTGAACCTATTGCACTGACAAGCGCAGAAAAAGCAAAATATGCAAAAGTCAACAATCATCATAATTTGATAAAAAATTGAAGTCTATGACCGAGTAACTTAAGTTAACACAACTGACGTTTGCACAATATTGTTTGAAAGCAAAAATATGAGAGAGTTACATGTCACATGTTTGACACTGAATGTAAAACGCAACCCActggagatttaaaaaaagaaaaggccctCCCAGCCGTCACATACCTAGGAGGCGGGTCTACGTCCTCTTGTCCCGCCTCCTGCTCGGCTGCTGCCCTCTCCTTTTCTGAACGCTGATGTGTTGCTAActtctgcctctatctctgacAAAATGTTCAATTTCGGATCAaaattgctgctgctgcttctcctggCCTTCCCCTGCGGATTAATATCAATCGGTGAGTCATATGCTTCGATTGAAGCCGACGGTTCATCTCGTCTCCTCAGTTCGGCAACAGTAAAAAAAGTTATTACAGACTCACACATACGTGGCATAGTCACGCAACGGTTCACAAGCAGCTTCAAGTCTTCACTACCGCGTTACTAACCTCAATGTACAGACATTGTATCAGCACGTTTATTCATAGTAACAACAGCGGTGTATCTCGTTTAAAATTTAAACGAGATACACCATTGTGAGCATGAGGTGATTTTTAGACTTTTTAGACAAAAACAAGCGTCTGAAAATCCTTGTGGATGTAACAACAGTTAACGACTCGCTCTTGCTGGGACACGTCATCATAGATAAGATGGTAACTCACTGCATGTTTGTTGGTGTCTCGAAGCTTTTTTCTCCCGCTGATTTCCATTTAAATGGGGACTTTTATTGTTctgctgtttattttaaactggcAACAAAGTGGTGTGTCTGTCGAAAGGGAACATTAATCAAAATGTATCAATAGTTACATTCGACGTTAGACCCAGCCAGTCACTTTACATTGCATTGTAATGGTTGTGTACGCCACTAGCAGGTCAATCCATGCAGCATCACTTTAACACGTAATATTCTTTGATTGGTTTGCTAAATGGCCTTACTGGTGTATAGTATTCCAGTTATAAGATATTGGGCGATATTGTAATTTTTTCAGAAGAGCAAAATTATAATTTGTTCTCATGTTTTTCACAGCCAGGCTTTGGCTGATattgtattcacacacacaaaaagtgatGTGAAATAGAATTCATCGGTAATGAGATGAGACGATACTCAAAATCCTGGACAATATAATATTTGACACATTGTCATGGTCAAACCATAACTCATATATATCGTTGTGTCTTCGGCCCCATGCAGGCCAAGTCTCTGCAGACTCAGACTCTGCTGAGGACATTGCTGAGGACCCAGATGCTGCAgtagatgaggaggaagatgaagaagaggtgCTCGTTGAGCAGGATCAGATGCAACCCTTGGTATGTATGTTTGCATTATGCAGCTGTATAGCCAACCATAGATTTACATGCTTGTCATCAAGAGACGATGTCATGCGATGTTCCTCCtcaggaaggagaaggagaagactTGGATGAAGCTGCTGATAAACTGATATCTTCTCACCCTGATGTCGACACAACCATCATCTTTACGACAGGAGAAGGTGGgctcacatcttttttttcaggttttcaTCCAGTTAACTCTATTtatgttgttttccttcatcTTATAACgtacttttttttgcttttaattcTTTTACATTATatctatttgtatttataactaATTTAGAGTTTCCTGCCGATGAAATTGTGAGGTTCCTGGTGGGTTTCACCAACAAGGGAAGTCAGGATTTCACCGTCCAGTCATTGGAGGCCTCCTTCCGTTACCCCCAAGACTTCCAGTTCTACATCCAGAATGTAAGAAAAAACCCACAGGCAAATGTGCAACAACTTTTATACTTTATGTGAAGTTAGATAGATAAAATGTGATCACTTGCTgatttttaactttttaatttttagatGATAACAAAGTTTTTGGGGATTAGAATGTATAAGGgtatgttaaaaaaatattctgaaCAATATATAGGTTAATAGAATACTTGCATGTGATAAATAAAACccttacaatttattttttacttgaaGTAGAAtacaagacttttttttattgcagcatgtgtgtttttgtgtagtTCACAGCCTTGCCTCTGAGCACTGTGGTGCAGCCCCTGACTCAGGCCTCCTTTGAGTACTCCTTCATCCCAGCTCAGCCCATGGCGGGTCGCCCATTTGGTCTCGTTATCCTCCTCAACTATCTTGACACTGAGGTAAAAAggtttttcattatttatttctaaaaaatatatttgtggtGGTGATGCTTGGTCTGTTCAGGTTGACATTTTAGAGAAAAGATGTAGTGTGATGTCAAACGCAGGAAGGTTTTTCACAGCCCGTCTCAAATTTGATGATTCATTAAAACTAATACCTGAATAAGTCATTGTCAGCAAAGCAGTTAGTCTTTTATGTTCATAAAACAgctatattattttgtataattgGGATGACTGGTGGCTCCTCAAGGTCATTATTTTCTGCCTGCTTAGCGTTGACGTTGTTTCCATGCTATTAATCAATGATGTGGCAGATGCTAAGTCATATTGATTTTCAGATTTTTAAAGTGTAGCTCTAAAAAGGAAAGTTCTTGAAAGTTCACTTTGAGTTTACGCTTGctggtttacatttttttttctctaggGAAACGTGTTTCAGACTGCCATCTACAACCAGACTGTCACCATCATCGAGCTAGAAGAGGGAATGGACGGAGAAACGTAAGACTATCTTCTACCATGCTCTATCACGTACATTCTTGTTAATGAAAAAGAGGATAAAGTTTTCACtgcaaaaaatgtaatgaagacTTTATGCTATAAAGTAGCACTAAAAGGACTGAATCAGTAAGTTGACATATTCAaccaatttctgcatctcaggTTTATGTAAATTATGTGCATATCGAGTTATTTTGCCACCTATTTTTGAAATGTCCCTTACATACAGCTCTCTAAGGCTGAACAACACCAGCCTTCCCAGAGTATTGCAGCACCTGGAAGAACCTGTAAAAAAGGAGGTGTAAAACTGGCACAAAGAGATTAGTTGTCAGaattgtgctgctgctgcaagagGCAGAAACTGTTACCAGCAAATTATTCAAGAGAAGCTATGTGTTTTGCATCCTAAAATCTCAAAACCAATCAGAAAATGGTTCAGTGCAATAAATTAAACTGCTTTTCAGTCAAACTCTACATGGCGTCTTCAGTCAGTCAATAGTTGTGCATCACTTATAGAGTAGGGCATGCAAAAACACCATGTACTTGAGTAATTCTTCCGTTCactaatgaaaaaaataaatataattttcctttttctttttctttctgcagaatGTTCTTGTACATCTTCCTGGTTGGACTGGTGGTCCTGATGCTCTTTGGGGTGTACCAAGTCCTGGAGACGAGGACGGTATGGGTTTGTCTTTTATCAGCTCCTTTTATTCTTCATGTTACATGATGTACTTGGGATGAGTAATTTCCAGTTTTACCAATGCAAATGTAATTTCCTGTGTACAAAGTCAATGGTAGTAATGGAATATAGGGCACATTAACAAGGGGGTTTCCTTAGACAGGGAGACATTGAAAAAGATATTGAAGCAGGCTCATGGATAAAATGGTTTTAAAATTAGACATGTTGTCTTTCAACTTGCAGAAAAAGAGAATCTCGGCAAAAATAGAAAAGGGCACTGGTGGAATGAACGATGTGGACATCAGCTGGCTTCCTCAGGAGACTCTCAATATCATGAGTATGTTCAGTTTCATCCTCAACTTTTTCAATGACAGATAAAACAGACAAGTGATTTGTTTGCTCGCATTACTGTTACGCTCTGTGAAAATGCAGCAACACAAATCTGATCTTTGCATCCTGTCTTACAGACAAGGCTTCCCCGAAAGCATCTCCACGGAAACGGACCAATAGGGCAGCTGGAGCAGATCAATAAAACTGTCCATTTCCATCCATCTGTGCATCATGCTTTCAAAGCACATTTCCTCGCCGTGGTAACCCGATATCCATTTACAATGGATCAACATTTCCAACCGAGCAGCGTGTTTCAGATGTTTGTGTGGATCTCGTCCTGCTGGAACAACGACCAGAGAGCATCCTGGACTCTACTGCTCTGATGAGAGCAAGGCCATTTAGACACTAACATGACTGAACTAGTCCACTTTGAAAGGGACTTTTTTTATATCAGTATGTGAAAGGTGATTAAAAAATGAAGTCATTCAACTTTTTGTGAACAAACAAAGCAATTGTGGTACAAACTGCCCCAAAAAGACAGCAAAATAAATCAACCTGCTGGCTTTATAAATGCTGTCAAGTCATAATTTAATTACTTTTTGTTTCGGAGATATGTTAACTGCATTTATAGGCTTTAAATCAttcctttttcatttgttgAATGAGGTAAATCCCCCACTTCTCAACTATGTAAACACCATTGTGCCTTTCTGCAGTGTCATGCAAAGAAAAAGTAGACGCAATTGATTAAATGGTTTTCCACTGATAGCCCTCTGCTTTTATCATCCAGTCACATATAGCATGAGGTTtctaaaagtaaataaatgtttttcagaGGAGCAATGGCAGCTGCAATTGCAACATTATTAAACATGGTTCTCTTGAGGTTTCTGCAGGTTAGTTTACCTGTTGTATTTCACTGTGTTGTAATGTAACTTCTCCTTGGTTGAGCATTCCAAACTACTAAGTGCCATTGGTGCAATTTCTCCCATTTCTTTTGGGAGAAAATTGTGTtttcaaacacaataaaagGGTGAACAAAGTATA encodes the following:
- the LOC117730971 gene encoding translocon-associated protein subunit alpha-like, whose amino-acid sequence is MFNFGSKLLLLLLLAFPCGLISIGQVSADSDSAEDIAEDPDAAVDEEEDEEEVLVEQDQMQPLEGEGEDLDEAADKLISSHPDVDTTIIFTTGEEFPADEIVRFLVGFTNKGSQDFTVQSLEASFRYPQDFQFYIQNFTALPLSTVVQPLTQASFEYSFIPAQPMAGRPFGLVILLNYLDTEGNVFQTAIYNQTVTIIELEEGMDGETMFLYIFLVGLVVLMLFGVYQVLETRTKKRISAKIEKGTGGMNDVDISWLPQETLNIMNKASPKASPRKRTNRAAGADQ